In Melopsittacus undulatus isolate bMelUnd1 chromosome 6, bMelUnd1.mat.Z, whole genome shotgun sequence, the following proteins share a genomic window:
- the AGFG1 gene encoding arf-GAP domain and FG repeat-containing protein 1 isoform X2 codes for MAASAKRKQEEKHLKLLREMSSLPPNRKCFDCDQRGPTYTDMTVGSFVCTSCSGILRGLNPPHRVKSISMTTFTQQEIEFLQKHGNEVCKQIWLGLFDDRSSAIPDFRDPQKVKEFLQEKYEKKRWYVPPEQAKVVASVHASISGSSASSTSSTPEVKPLKSLLGEAAPALHLNKGTPSQSPVVARSQGQQQQEKKQFDLLSDLGSDIFAAAAPQSTATANFANFAHFNSHTAQNSANAGFANFDAFGQSNGSSNFGGFPTARQSFQPQNTGGSAGSVNANFAHFDNFPKSPSADFGAFNDSQSNTTATAASKAAVNKLSLQSADKYAALANLDNIFSAGQGGSEQGSGFSTVVSASAGPALSAPNQSSASSDKYAALAELDSVFSSTATSSNAYTSTSKVSSNAFGTVPVAATAQTQPASSSVPAPFGATPSTNPFVAAPVAPVVPSTNPFQTNSRGATATFGTASVSMPAGFGTPASYSLLPTSLSGNFQQPTFPTQAAFSQQTAFAQQPNGASFAAFGQAKPLVTSFGQVAAVGVPSNPFMAGAPTGQFPTGSPSTNPFL; via the exons ATGGCCGCGAGCGCAAAGCggaagcaggaggagaagcACCTGAAGCTGCTGCGGGAGATGAGCAGCCTCCCGCCCAACCGCAAGTGCTTCGACTGCGACCAGCGCGGCCCCACCTACACCGACATGACGGTGGGCAGTTTCGTGTGCACCTCCTGCTCCGGCATCCT ACGGGGCTTGAATCCACCCCACAGAGTGAAGTCAATTTCAATGACTACTTTCACACAACAGGAAATAGAGTTCCTGCAGAAACATGGAAATGAA GTGTGCAAACAGATTTGGCTAGGCCTATTTGATGATAGATCATCAGCAATTCCAGACTTCAGGGATCCACAGAAAGTAAAGGAATTTCTacaggaaaaatatgaaaagaaaagatG GTATGTTCCTCCAGAGCAAGCAAAGGTGGTGGCATCAGTGCATGCATCCATATCGGGGTCTTCTGCTAGTAGTACAAGCAGCACACCTGAGGTGAAGCCACTCAAATCTCTCTTGGGAGAAGCTGCACCTGCACTGCACTTAAACAAGGGCACACCCAGCCAA TCTCCTGTTGTAGCTAGATCTCAAGGACAGcagcaacaagaaaagaaacaatttgaCCTCCTCAGTGACCTTGGCTCGGAtatctttgctgctgctgctccccagtcAACTGCTACGGCAAATTTTGCTAATTTTGCACACTTCAACAGTCATACAG CGCAGAACTCTGCAAATGCAGGTTTTGCAAACTTTGATGCATTTGGACAGTCTAATGGCTCGAGTAATTTTGGAGGTTTCCCCACAGCAAGGCAGTCTTTTCAGCCCCAAAATACAG GTGGAAGTGCTGGATCAGTGAATGCTAACTTTGCTCACTTTGATAACTTCCCAAAATCCCCCAGTGCTGATTTTGGAGCCTTCAATGATTCTCAGAGCAACACAACAGCAACTGCAGCCAGTAAAGCTGCAGTGAATAAACTCAGTCTACAGTCAGCTGACAAATACGCAGCTCTTGCTAATTTAGATAATATCTTCAGCGCAGGGCAAG GTGGTAGTGAGCAAGGAAGTGGCTTCAGTACAGTAGTGTCAGCATCAGCAGGTCCTGCATTGTCAGCCCCAAATCAGTCAAGTGCATCTTCAGACAAGTATGCGGCTTTAGCAGAATTAGACAGCGTGTTCAGCTCCACAGCAACCTCTAGTAACGCGTATACTTCCACCAGTAAAGTTAGCAG CAATGCTTTTGGAACAGTACCCGTGGCTGCTACTGCACAGACACAGCCTGCATCTTCGAGTGTGCCTGCTCCATTTGGAG CAACACCTTCCACAAATCCATTTGTAGCTGCCCCTGTTGCCCCAGTGGTACCTTCAACAAATCCATTCCAGACCAATAGCCGAGGAGCAACAG CAACATTTGGTACTGCATCCGTGAGCATGCCTGCAGGATTTGGAACTCCTGCCTCCTACAGTCTTCTTCCTACTAGTCTTAGTGGCAACTTCCAGCAGCCCACATTCCCAACCCAGGCAGCTTTCTCTCAACAGACTGCTTTTGCTCAGCAGCCAAATG GAGCAAGTTTTGCTGCATTTGGACAGGCAAAGCCTCTAGTAACTTCTTTTGGACAAGTTGCAGCTGTTGGAGTACCTAGTAACCCTTTTATG GCTGGTGCACCAACAGGACAATTCCCAACAGGAAGCCCATCAACCAATCCTTTCTTATAG
- the AGFG1 gene encoding arf-GAP domain and FG repeat-containing protein 1 isoform X1 has translation MAASAKRKQEEKHLKLLREMSSLPPNRKCFDCDQRGPTYTDMTVGSFVCTSCSGILRGLNPPHRVKSISMTTFTQQEIEFLQKHGNEVCKQIWLGLFDDRSSAIPDFRDPQKVKEFLQEKYEKKRWYVPPEQAKVVASVHASISGSSASSTSSTPEVKPLKSLLGEAAPALHLNKGTPSQSPVVARSQGQQQQEKKQFDLLSDLGSDIFAAAAPQSTATANFANFAHFNSHTAQNSANAGFANFDAFGQSNGSSNFGGFPTARQSFQPQNTGGSAGSVNANFAHFDNFPKSPSADFGAFNDSQSNTTATAASKAAVNKLSLQSADKYAALANLDNIFSAGQGGSEQGSGFSTVVSASAGPALSAPNQSSASSDKYAALAELDSVFSSTATSSNAYTSTSKVSSNAFGTVPVAATAQTQPASSSVPAPFGATPSTNPFVAAPVAPVVPSTNPFQTNSRGATAATFGTASVSMPAGFGTPASYSLLPTSLSGNFQQPTFPTQAAFSQQTAFAQQPNGASFAAFGQAKPLVTSFGQVAAVGVPSNPFMAGAPTGQFPTGSPSTNPFL, from the exons ATGGCCGCGAGCGCAAAGCggaagcaggaggagaagcACCTGAAGCTGCTGCGGGAGATGAGCAGCCTCCCGCCCAACCGCAAGTGCTTCGACTGCGACCAGCGCGGCCCCACCTACACCGACATGACGGTGGGCAGTTTCGTGTGCACCTCCTGCTCCGGCATCCT ACGGGGCTTGAATCCACCCCACAGAGTGAAGTCAATTTCAATGACTACTTTCACACAACAGGAAATAGAGTTCCTGCAGAAACATGGAAATGAA GTGTGCAAACAGATTTGGCTAGGCCTATTTGATGATAGATCATCAGCAATTCCAGACTTCAGGGATCCACAGAAAGTAAAGGAATTTCTacaggaaaaatatgaaaagaaaagatG GTATGTTCCTCCAGAGCAAGCAAAGGTGGTGGCATCAGTGCATGCATCCATATCGGGGTCTTCTGCTAGTAGTACAAGCAGCACACCTGAGGTGAAGCCACTCAAATCTCTCTTGGGAGAAGCTGCACCTGCACTGCACTTAAACAAGGGCACACCCAGCCAA TCTCCTGTTGTAGCTAGATCTCAAGGACAGcagcaacaagaaaagaaacaatttgaCCTCCTCAGTGACCTTGGCTCGGAtatctttgctgctgctgctccccagtcAACTGCTACGGCAAATTTTGCTAATTTTGCACACTTCAACAGTCATACAG CGCAGAACTCTGCAAATGCAGGTTTTGCAAACTTTGATGCATTTGGACAGTCTAATGGCTCGAGTAATTTTGGAGGTTTCCCCACAGCAAGGCAGTCTTTTCAGCCCCAAAATACAG GTGGAAGTGCTGGATCAGTGAATGCTAACTTTGCTCACTTTGATAACTTCCCAAAATCCCCCAGTGCTGATTTTGGAGCCTTCAATGATTCTCAGAGCAACACAACAGCAACTGCAGCCAGTAAAGCTGCAGTGAATAAACTCAGTCTACAGTCAGCTGACAAATACGCAGCTCTTGCTAATTTAGATAATATCTTCAGCGCAGGGCAAG GTGGTAGTGAGCAAGGAAGTGGCTTCAGTACAGTAGTGTCAGCATCAGCAGGTCCTGCATTGTCAGCCCCAAATCAGTCAAGTGCATCTTCAGACAAGTATGCGGCTTTAGCAGAATTAGACAGCGTGTTCAGCTCCACAGCAACCTCTAGTAACGCGTATACTTCCACCAGTAAAGTTAGCAG CAATGCTTTTGGAACAGTACCCGTGGCTGCTACTGCACAGACACAGCCTGCATCTTCGAGTGTGCCTGCTCCATTTGGAG CAACACCTTCCACAAATCCATTTGTAGCTGCCCCTGTTGCCCCAGTGGTACCTTCAACAAATCCATTCCAGACCAATAGCCGAGGAGCAACAG CAGCAACATTTGGTACTGCATCCGTGAGCATGCCTGCAGGATTTGGAACTCCTGCCTCCTACAGTCTTCTTCCTACTAGTCTTAGTGGCAACTTCCAGCAGCCCACATTCCCAACCCAGGCAGCTTTCTCTCAACAGACTGCTTTTGCTCAGCAGCCAAATG GAGCAAGTTTTGCTGCATTTGGACAGGCAAAGCCTCTAGTAACTTCTTTTGGACAAGTTGCAGCTGTTGGAGTACCTAGTAACCCTTTTATG GCTGGTGCACCAACAGGACAATTCCCAACAGGAAGCCCATCAACCAATCCTTTCTTATAG